DNA from Mycobacterium sp. SMC-8:
GCGCGACGATCCCATCGTGTCGGTGCGTTGCGCCGGGCTGGAGACCGAACGCGGCCTGCACGAACTCGACGTGCTGATCTATGCGACGGGATTCGACGCGATGACCGGCGCGCTGAGCCGGATCGACGTGCGCGGCCGTGCCGGGGCGTCGCTGGGGCGATTCTGGGCCGAGGAGGGGCCGTTGAGCTACCTCGGTCTCGCGGTCGCCGGCTTCCCGAACCTGTTCACCATCCAGGGGCCCGGAAGTCCCTCCGCGGCATCGAATTTCGTCGCACCGTTGGAGCAGAACGTGGAATGGATCGGAGCCTGCCTGACCTATCTGCGCGGACATGGCTACCACACCATCGAGGCGCTGCCCGAAGCCCAGCAGCAGTGGATCGACGATGCCACCGCACTGGTGGCGCCCACGGTGCTCGTACACCCGTCGTGCAACTCGTGGTACAACGGCGGCAACGTGCCCGGCAAGAAGCGCATGTACATGGGCTACACCGCGGGCATCCCGGAGTACCGTCGCCGCTGCGACGAGGTCGCGCAGGCGGGTTACCGCGGATTCAAACTCGCGTGATGCCCGCGCTACCCGGCGCCGTAGGTGCTGACCAGTCGCCCTCGTACGTAAGCCAGTTCCTCGGCGACGTCGTACGGATAGGCCTGCATGATCCACTGATATGCGGTACCCAACACGGACGCGCCGAAATCGTTGACGGCTCTTGCGATATCGACGTCGGCCCGCACGGACCCGTCGGCGATCCCCTGACGCAGACCGGCCTGGACGGTGTTGGCTGCACGTTCGAGCCACATGCGGATGTACGGATGCGCCTGTGAGCTGGTCTTGGCGGCTTCGAAGGTCAGCACGAAGACTGCTCGGCACAGGTCCGGGTCCTCGGCGTGCAACAGCGCGATCCGGTCGACATGCGCCAGCGCCTGGGTCAGCCCGTCGGAACCGGGATCCGGCGCTGGGCTCAACTTCTTCTCGTACTCGGTGGCGAATAGGGTTTCCAGCAGCGCGTCCTTGCTGCCGTAGCGGGCGTGCACCATCGCCCTGCTATAGCCGGCGCGTAGCCCGATCTCCGCAGCTGTCGTTGCTTCCCAACCCTTTTCGCCGATCAATGCCACGGAGGCCTGTAGGAGTCTGCGAGCCGAGAGCTCAAGGCGCTGAGGTTGGGTCAACCCTGCGGCGGGAGAAGGCACCCTTGCATGTTAAACGCCGGACCCCTAACTTAGTTGCGCGGCGTCAAATAAGTGTGGGAGGTCAACGGTGACTTCGAGTGGCATGACCGACGCGCGGGAGACGGCGGCGGTGCCCCGCTCCATCGCCGAGATCACGCCACGGTGGCTGACCGAGGCGTTGCGTACCGATGCCGGACTGTCGGGTGCGAGCACGGTGACCGATGTCCGTGCCGAACGGATCGCCGAGGACTCGGGGTTCTCGTCTCTGCTCTACCGTCTGTACCTCACCGGCACCGGGGAGGTGCCCGCCAGCCTGATCGCCAAACTGCCCGCGGAGTCCGAGGCGCGTGGTGCGATGGAACTTCTCGACGGTTACCGGCGCGAACTCAGGTTCTACCGCGACGTGGCCGGGCGCGCCCCGATGGACACGCCGCGGGTCTACACCGCCCGGATTGCCCAGGATTCCGTCGATTTCGTGCTGCTGCTCGAAGATCTGCGGGACTGGGACAATGCCGACCATCTGGCGGGGCTGTCGGTCGACCGTGCGCGGTTGGCGGTCGCGACTCTGGCGGCGCTGCACGCGTGGTCAGCGGATCCGGTGAATGTCGGCGTCCTGCAGGACTTTCCGAGTCTGTCGACGCCGGTCGTCCGTGACCTGCTGGTGCCGGCGTTCGCGCCGGGATGGCAGGTATACCGCGACAAGTCCGGCGCCGCCGTGCCCCGCCGGGTGGCGCGCTTCGCCGACCGGTTCGCCGAGTCGGCCCCGCAGGCGCTGTCGGCGCTGACCGAGCACTCGATGCTGCTGCACGGCGACATCCGCGCCGACAACATGTTCTTCGACGGTGACCGTCTGAAGATCGTCGACTTCCAGTTCGCGTCGGTGGGCTGCGGCGCCGCGGACATCGGCTACCTGGTCAGTCAGGGTCTGCCGGTCGCGGCGCGCCGGGGACACGACGAGTCGCTGGTGCGGGAGTATCTCGGGGTGCTGCGGGACCGGGGCCTCACGTCCTACGGCTTCGACGACGCCTGGCGGCACTATCGATTCGCGGTGGCCTATGTGATGGTGCTCCCGGTCATCACCCTGATCGGCTGGGACACCCTGCCGGAGCGCTCCCGGGCACTGTGTCTGGAGCTGACTGCCCGCGCCGTCGCCGCGGTCGACGACATCGATGCCGTGGAGGTGTTCGCATGACGCGGTCGGCGCGTGACGTGGTCGAGCAGTGCAACTTCGTGGTCTGGAATCACCGCGACCTCGCGCTCGCCGAGGAGTTGATGGGCGACACGGTGGTCCGGCACGATGTCGGCGAGTCGACGACTCTGACCCACGAGCAGGCGGTGGCCCGCATCGTCGATCACTGGGATATGTTCGAGACCATCCGTTTCGACCTGAACCTGGTGGTCGCCGGCGACGACGGCGAACATGTGGCGATCGTGTACCAGTCACCGATGACGCTCAAGGACGGCACCGAATACACGATCAGCAGTATGGAGATCTTCCGCGTCGTCGAGGGCAGGATCACCGAGGTCTGGAATTGCGGTTACAAGCAAGGAGTTTGGGCATGACGTCGAAGCCTGGGAGCGGAGCGACATCGCAATGAGACAGTCGGAGGCAAGCAGCGACGCGCCGTCGGGAAACGACACTGTATCGGAGGAGCTCGGTTTCTACCTGCTGGCCGGAGCCGGCGGCGAGGGCCCCGCCACGCTGATGGACGAGGCCCGTCGCGGTGAGGAGCTGGGCTTCGGAACGGGATTCATTTCCGAGCGCTGGAACGTCAAAGAAGCCTCGTCATTGACCGGCGCGGCGCTGGCCGTCACCAGCCGCATGCAGATCGCCACCGCGGCCACCAACCACAACACGCGCCACCCGCTGATCACCGGTTCGTGGGCCACCACCATGCACCGGCTCTCCGGCGGGCGGTTCACCCTCGGCATCGGCCGCGGTATCGGCGCGATCTACAACGCTTTCGGGATACCGACGGTGACCACCGCGCAGATGGAGGACTTCGCGCAGGTGATGCGCAAGCTCTGGCGCGGCGAGCTGATCTTCAACCACGACGGGCCGCTCGGCAAATACCCGGTGCTGTTCCTGGATCCGGACTTCCGCGAGGACATCCGGCTGGCCATCGTCGCGTTCGGCCCGCAGACACTGGAGCTGGGCGGCCGCGAGTTCGACGACGTCATCCTGCATACCTACTTCACCCCGGAGACGCTGCAGCGCGCGGTCAAGACGGTCAAGGACGCCGCCGAACGGGCCGGCCGTGACCCGGCGTCGGTGCGGGTGTGGTCGTGCTTCGCGACGGTCGGGGATCACCTGCCCGAGGAACTGCGGTTGAAGAAAACCGTGGCCCGGCTGGCCACCTACCTGCAGGGGTACGGCGACCTGCTGGTCAACACCAACGGCTGGGATCCGGCTGTGCTGCAACGGTTCCGCGACGACAAGGTGGTGCAGTCCTTCGGGGGCGGCATCGACCACAAGGCCACCGCCGAGCAGATCGAGCACATCGCCACGCTGATCCCCGACGAGTGGCTGGAGCCCGCGGCCACCGGCTCGCCGCAGCAGTGCGCGGCCCGGGTCCGCAAGGAATTCGACTACGGCGCCGACGCGGTGATCATGCACGGTGCCACGCCCGACGAACTCGAGCCGGTGATCGCCGCCTACCGGAGCTCGTGAGGTCGGGGTGTCCGTCCTGCCTCAGTGCTGATGAACACGCCGACATCCCTGGCGGCTAGGGGGTGATCGCCGTGCGGGTCACCGGTTGCGCCGCGAGCTGCCGGCTGTAGAGCCCACGCTCGAGCGCGTCGAGCAGCACGTCGCGCGTCTCCTCGGGATGGATCAGGTCGTCGAAGCCGAGGTGCCCCGCCGACCGGAACGACGCGTCCACCTCGGCCTGGCGCAGTTTGGCCTCGATGTCCTCGGTGGCGTGCGACGCCCGGCTCAGGGCCGCTGCGCTCATCGCGCCCATCGTCGCGCCCGGGTACGCGAACGTCGCACTCTGATTGTCGAAGCCCAGCAGCGACATCACCATCGACCCGAAGCCGTACGCCTTCCGCAGAGTCACATGCAGTTTCAGCGTCGTCGCGGCCGTCTGCGCGGCGAACATGCGGGCCCCGCTGCGCAGCACCCCGGTCTTCTCCGACCGGCTGCCGGGCAGCATCCCCGGGTTGTCGGCCAGGAACACGATCGGTAGATGAAACGCGTCGGCGACCATGATGAAGTGCGCGGCCTTGTCGGCGGCGTCGGCGTCGATCGAGCCGGCCAGCACCTTGGGCTGGTTGGCCACCACCGCCACCGGGTGGCCCCCGAGGTGGGCCAGCGCGGTGATCATCGCCGGCCCGAACTTCGGCTGCACCTCGAACCAGGCGGTGTCGTCGAATACGACGTCGAGCACCGCGCGCATGTCGTACACCTGGCGGTTGCCACGCGGCACGATCTCCAGCAGCTCCGGGGTGGCCCGGCGGGCGGTCGACTCGCTCGCCGGCCGCGGCGCCGGATACGACCACGCACTCGACGGGAAGTAGGACAGATAGCGCCGGATGTCGTCGAGCACCGCGGCATCGTCCTGGCCGAGGTTGTGGATCACCCCGCTGGCCAGCGCCACCGACGGGCCGCCCAGGTCCTCCTTCGAGATCTCCTCGCCGGTGGACTCTTTCACCACCGGCGGGCCCGCGGTGAAGATCGCGCCCTGGTTGGTCATGATCGTCCAGTCGCACACCGGCGCGACCAGCGCGCCGTGCCCGGCCGACGGTCCGAACAGCCCGCTGACCGTCGGCACCCTGCCAGAGCACTGTGCCTGTGCCAGCAGGTCGGTGGGCGTGCGCCCGTAATGCTCGCCGCTGGGCCGGAACCCTGCGCCCTCCAGCAGCATCACCATCGGAACGCGATCTCGCAGCGCCAGTTCGGCCAGACGGTACCGCTTCGCGTTGCCGCCGGGTCCGATGCTGCCGGCCAACGTGGTGAAGTCCTCCGCACCGACCAGCACCGGTCTGCCGTCGATCAGACCGGAGCCGGTGACGATGCCGTCGGCGGCGATGTCACCGCCGACCAGGGTGCCGAACTCGCGGAAGGAGCCCTTGTCCAGCAGATGGTCGAGGCGCCCGCGCGCGTCGAGCTTGCCCTTGCCGTGGTGCCTGGCGAGGCGCTCGTCGCCGCCCATGGCCCTGGACACCTCACGCCGGCGCGTGAGCTCGTCGAGGGTGTCCTTCCAATCCTCGGCACTGGCCATGCGCATACTCCTGTCCTCGGCCGGCACGCGACTTCCGGCGTTGACCTTACTGAATTGCTTACTGTAGCTTCATTCAGCATGGGTGCTGGAGGCGGCCTGAAGGTGGACGCTGCCGTCGTCAGTCAACTGTCCCAGGTTCCCGCCGCGGCGAGAACGCTGGAACGGCGGGGCTACGACGGTTGCTGGACGGCCGAGATCAATCATGATCCGTTCCTGCCGCTGACGTTGGCCGCCGAACACACGCACAGCATCGAGCTGGGCACCAGCATCGCGGTGGCGTTCGCGCGCAACCCCATGACGGTGGCCCAGATCGGTTGGGATCTGCAGGACTACTCGCAGGGGCGGTTCATCCTCGGCCTGGGGTCGCAGATCAAGCCGCACATCGAGAAGCGGTTCAGCATGCCGTGGAGCAGGCCCGTCGCGCGGATGCAGGAGTTCGTGCTCGCCCTGCGCGCGATCTGGGCGTGCTGGCGTGATGGCTCCCGGCTGGCCTTCGACGGCGAGTTCTACACCCATAAGTTGATGACGCCGATGTTCGTCCCGCCCGGCCAGCCGCACGGCGATCCGTTGGTCTTCGTCGCCGCCGTGGGAGACCGGATGACCGAGATGTGCGGCGAGGTCGCCGACGGTCTACTCGCGCACGCGTTCTCGACGCAGCGCTACCTCCGGGAGGTCACGGTCCCGACGTTGACGCGGGGGATCGAACGGGCCGGCCGTAAGCGCGCGGACATCGAGGTGGCCAGCCCGTTGTTCGTCGTCACCGGCCACGACGAACAGCAGCTGGCCACGGCCGCGGTGGCGACCCGCAAGCAGATCGCGTTCTACGCCTCCACGCCGGCCTACCGAAACGTGTTGGAGCTGCACGGCTGGGGCGATCTGCAGACCGAGATGCACCGGCTCTCGCGGCTGGGTGACTGGGACACGATGGGGTCGCTCGTCGACGACGCCATCCTCGAAGAATTCGCCGTCGTCGCGTTGGTCGATGACGTGGTGGACAAGATCCGGGCACGGTGCGACGGCCTGATCGACCGTGTGCTGGTGGGCTTTCCGCCGTCCATCGACGAGGCGACGGTGGTCGACCTGGTCACCGATTTGCGCGCCTGCGAATGATGAAGGAGATGTGATGAGCGTTCGTATCGCCGACGAGGCGGCCAAGGTGTTCGCCGATCCCAGCGCCTACGCCGACGAAGCGCGGTTGCACGCGGCGATGACCCGCCTGCGCGCCAGCGCGCCGGTGTCGTGGGTCGAGGTAGCCGGCTACAACCCGTTTTGGGCCATCACCAAGCACGCCGACATCATGGCCATCGAGCGCGACAACATCGTCTTCACGAACTCGCCCCGGCCCGTGCTGACGACCGCCGAAGGCGACGCCCAGCACGCATCCATGGGCATCAGCACCCTGATTCATCTCGACGATCCGCAGCATCGCAAGGTCAGGGCGATCGGCGCGGACTGGTTCCGGCCGAAAGCCATGCGCGCGCTGAAGGTTCGCGTGGACGAGCTGGCGAGGACCTTCGTCGACCAGATGTACGAGCGCGGCGGCGAATGCGATTTCGTGCAGGAGGTCGCGGTGAACTTCCCGCTGTATGTGATCATGTCCCTGCTGGGCATCCCGGAGTCGGATTTCGGCCGGATGCTGACCTACACGCAGGAACTGTTCGGCAACGACGACGCCGAACTTCAGCGTGGGGCCTCGATGGAGGAACGCGGGCTGGCGCTGTTCGACATGTTCAACTATTTCAACGAGATCACCGCGGCGCGTCGGGCTCACCCCACCGAGGATCTGGCCTCGGCGATCGCCAACGCCCGTATCGACGGTGAACCGCTGTCCGACATCGACACGGTCTCCTACTACCTGATCGTCGCCACCGCCGGCCACGACACCACCAGCGCCACGATCTCGGGCGGGTTGCAGGCGCTGATCGAGAACCCCGATCAGTTGCGGCGGCTGCAGCAGAACCCCGACCTGATGCCGCTGGCGACCGAAGAGATGATCCGGTGGGTGACCCCGGTCAAGGAATTCATGCGGACCGCCCAGCGGGATGCCGAGGTCCGCGGCGTGAAAATCGCGGCGGGGGAGTCGGTTCTGCTGTCATACCCGTCCGGGAACCGGGACGAGGATGTGTTGGCCGATCCGTTCACCTTCGACGTCGGCCGTGACCCCAACAAGCATGTCGCGTTCGGCTACGGCGTGCACTTCTGCCTGGGTGCCGCGCTGGCCCGCATGGAGATCAACAGCTTCTTCACCGAGCTGCTGCCGCGGCTGAAGTCGGTCGAGCTGGCCGGCAAGCCCGAGCACATCGCGACGATCTTCGTCGGAGGGCTCAAGCACCTGCCGATCCGGTACTCGCTGACGCGCTGATGTTCAACGACCCGCCGAAATCGCATTCCACGCGGCTATCGCGCGACTTTTCGCGCATGGAATGCGATTTCGGCGAAAGCTAGTCGCTGCCGGAATTCCCCCGGGCGGCTGCCCTGAGGGCATCGAAATGCCCTGCGCCGCCGCCTCGTTCACCCTCCTTATGGTGGGATAGGGCTTGGATGGAGACGTCGTGTCCTTCGGCGGCTTTGCGTAGGGCTCCGACGGTGGCCTGGTCTTTGGGGATGTGGCTGAACGCGTCCCAGTGATACCAGCGCATCGCGTTCTGGTAGGTCATCTTGTCGACCTCGTCGTCGGGCACGTTGTTGGCCTTGAGGACCTCGTCGAGCTGCTCGGGCGCGCCGGGCCACATCGAATCACTGTGCGGGTAGTCGGCCTCCCAGCAGAT
Protein-coding regions in this window:
- a CDS encoding TetR/AcrR family transcriptional regulator, yielding MPSPAAGLTQPQRLELSARRLLQASVALIGEKGWEATTAAEIGLRAGYSRAMVHARYGSKDALLETLFATEYEKKLSPAPDPGSDGLTQALAHVDRIALLHAEDPDLCRAVFVLTFEAAKTSSQAHPYIRMWLERAANTVQAGLRQGIADGSVRADVDIARAVNDFGASVLGTAYQWIMQAYPYDVAEELAYVRGRLVSTYGAG
- a CDS encoding ecdysteroid 22-kinase family protein gives rise to the protein MTDARETAAVPRSIAEITPRWLTEALRTDAGLSGASTVTDVRAERIAEDSGFSSLLYRLYLTGTGEVPASLIAKLPAESEARGAMELLDGYRRELRFYRDVAGRAPMDTPRVYTARIAQDSVDFVLLLEDLRDWDNADHLAGLSVDRARLAVATLAALHAWSADPVNVGVLQDFPSLSTPVVRDLLVPAFAPGWQVYRDKSGAAVPRRVARFADRFAESAPQALSALTEHSMLLHGDIRADNMFFDGDRLKIVDFQFASVGCGAADIGYLVSQGLPVAARRGHDESLVREYLGVLRDRGLTSYGFDDAWRHYRFAVAYVMVLPVITLIGWDTLPERSRALCLELTARAVAAVDDIDAVEVFA
- a CDS encoding nuclear transport factor 2 family protein — encoded protein: MTRSARDVVEQCNFVVWNHRDLALAEELMGDTVVRHDVGESTTLTHEQAVARIVDHWDMFETIRFDLNLVVAGDDGEHVAIVYQSPMTLKDGTEYTISSMEIFRVVEGRITEVWNCGYKQGVWA
- a CDS encoding TIGR03857 family LLM class F420-dependent oxidoreductase, which produces MRQSEASSDAPSGNDTVSEELGFYLLAGAGGEGPATLMDEARRGEELGFGTGFISERWNVKEASSLTGAALAVTSRMQIATAATNHNTRHPLITGSWATTMHRLSGGRFTLGIGRGIGAIYNAFGIPTVTTAQMEDFAQVMRKLWRGELIFNHDGPLGKYPVLFLDPDFREDIRLAIVAFGPQTLELGGREFDDVILHTYFTPETLQRAVKTVKDAAERAGRDPASVRVWSCFATVGDHLPEELRLKKTVARLATYLQGYGDLLVNTNGWDPAVLQRFRDDKVVQSFGGGIDHKATAEQIEHIATLIPDEWLEPAATGSPQQCAARVRKEFDYGADAVIMHGATPDELEPVIAAYRSS
- a CDS encoding acyl-CoA carboxylase subunit beta — protein: MASAEDWKDTLDELTRRREVSRAMGGDERLARHHGKGKLDARGRLDHLLDKGSFREFGTLVGGDIAADGIVTGSGLIDGRPVLVGAEDFTTLAGSIGPGGNAKRYRLAELALRDRVPMVMLLEGAGFRPSGEHYGRTPTDLLAQAQCSGRVPTVSGLFGPSAGHGALVAPVCDWTIMTNQGAIFTAGPPVVKESTGEEISKEDLGGPSVALASGVIHNLGQDDAAVLDDIRRYLSYFPSSAWSYPAPRPASESTARRATPELLEIVPRGNRQVYDMRAVLDVVFDDTAWFEVQPKFGPAMITALAHLGGHPVAVVANQPKVLAGSIDADAADKAAHFIMVADAFHLPIVFLADNPGMLPGSRSEKTGVLRSGARMFAAQTAATTLKLHVTLRKAYGFGSMVMSLLGFDNQSATFAYPGATMGAMSAAALSRASHATEDIEAKLRQAEVDASFRSAGHLGFDDLIHPEETRDVLLDALERGLYSRQLAAQPVTRTAITP
- a CDS encoding LLM class F420-dependent oxidoreductase yields the protein MGAGGGLKVDAAVVSQLSQVPAAARTLERRGYDGCWTAEINHDPFLPLTLAAEHTHSIELGTSIAVAFARNPMTVAQIGWDLQDYSQGRFILGLGSQIKPHIEKRFSMPWSRPVARMQEFVLALRAIWACWRDGSRLAFDGEFYTHKLMTPMFVPPGQPHGDPLVFVAAVGDRMTEMCGEVADGLLAHAFSTQRYLREVTVPTLTRGIERAGRKRADIEVASPLFVVTGHDEQQLATAAVATRKQIAFYASTPAYRNVLELHGWGDLQTEMHRLSRLGDWDTMGSLVDDAILEEFAVVALVDDVVDKIRARCDGLIDRVLVGFPPSIDEATVVDLVTDLRACE
- a CDS encoding cytochrome P450; its protein translation is MSVRIADEAAKVFADPSAYADEARLHAAMTRLRASAPVSWVEVAGYNPFWAITKHADIMAIERDNIVFTNSPRPVLTTAEGDAQHASMGISTLIHLDDPQHRKVRAIGADWFRPKAMRALKVRVDELARTFVDQMYERGGECDFVQEVAVNFPLYVIMSLLGIPESDFGRMLTYTQELFGNDDAELQRGASMEERGLALFDMFNYFNEITAARRAHPTEDLASAIANARIDGEPLSDIDTVSYYLIVATAGHDTTSATISGGLQALIENPDQLRRLQQNPDLMPLATEEMIRWVTPVKEFMRTAQRDAEVRGVKIAAGESVLLSYPSGNRDEDVLADPFTFDVGRDPNKHVAFGYGVHFCLGAALARMEINSFFTELLPRLKSVELAGKPEHIATIFVGGLKHLPIRYSLTR